One window from the genome of Deltaproteobacteria bacterium encodes:
- a CDS encoding enoyl-CoA hydratase/isomerase family protein, translating to MGYQYLQVQSENFISTVTISREKALNALNADLLKEIQQCFGEISKNGDVRAVILTGAGDRAFVAGADIAAMSSMTPVGALEFGKLGHSAMDAVDHCPKPVIAAVNGFCLGGGLELALACDFIYASERAKLGLPEVGLGLFPGWGGTQRLARLIGKGRAKEMIFSAKILSAEEAFRFGIANKICKPEELLAEVRLVAGEIAKKGPLAVTLAKKVIHEGFDLSLAEGLSQERNSFPKCFETSDLKEGLAAFLEKRPARFQGR from the coding sequence ATGGGATACCAATACCTGCAGGTTCAATCGGAAAATTTTATCTCTACGGTTACGATCAGCCGTGAGAAGGCGTTGAACGCCCTCAATGCTGATCTCTTAAAGGAAATACAGCAGTGCTTTGGCGAAATTTCAAAAAATGGGGATGTTCGGGCGGTCATCCTGACCGGTGCCGGTGACAGGGCGTTTGTGGCAGGCGCCGATATTGCGGCGATGAGTTCAATGACGCCGGTGGGGGCGCTCGAATTTGGAAAACTGGGGCATTCTGCGATGGATGCGGTGGATCACTGTCCCAAACCGGTGATTGCGGCGGTCAATGGTTTTTGCCTCGGTGGCGGACTTGAACTGGCGCTCGCCTGTGATTTTATCTATGCCTCGGAAAGGGCGAAACTGGGTCTTCCCGAAGTGGGTCTTGGTCTCTTCCCCGGGTGGGGCGGGACACAGCGACTCGCCCGTTTGATCGGGAAGGGGAGGGCGAAAGAGATGATTTTTTCGGCCAAGATCCTTTCGGCGGAAGAGGCGTTCCGTTTCGGGATCGCGAACAAGATTTGCAAACCGGAGGAACTTCTGGCCGAGGTCCGGTTAGTGGCAGGAGAAATCGCCAAAAAGGGACCACTGGCAGTCACTCTCGCCAAGAAGGTGATCCATGAAGGGTTCGATCTTTCCCTGGCGGAAGGACTCTCTCAGGAGAGGAACAGTTTCCCCAAATGTTTTGAGACCAGCGACCTCAAAGAGGGTCTCGCCGCATTTTTGGAAAAAAGGCCGGCCCGGTTTCAGGGGCGCTAA